A window of the Lolium perenne isolate Kyuss_39 chromosome 7, Kyuss_2.0, whole genome shotgun sequence genome harbors these coding sequences:
- the LOC127300840 gene encoding uncharacterized protein, with protein MEHSCARTRPWLRRPASARRQEGGFGLHGTERDEAAVAAAAGCNAGGDLVPDGAERFSGPVTAGGNGGGGGGFGRRRGLAPAAPPLPKRRAVSPTRRLPHVCGREPAAPVVRSGDMGFFRLRAAPSHGVQEGVLLQNVLDKVVAAKRAAPAADWYGDGPNAMVRKESQDSVGAEWFSRAPRDQLAKKNLESLAVQGQELEEGEISDTLDSLEDMANDLGERRMAVQPHLVTPCCSTSAATIHVSSVASNKEKSKFEYVFVAKDKLNPKSVVYLDYDDDTLMAVASHQGKLQLCRSIRRQGRYGGANDDVRRVRVRRICRRFEFLCRFLEQAQGSINLSRVDLAAYKVIKNLPDFIKYRSMVGEVDGVEVGDEFVFRVELAIVGLHTPLQAGIDTTKDTDGEPIAVSIVASGGYLDEYCSSSGELIYIGSGGKAAGTDQDGDQKLEQANLALKNSMERGIPVRVTHGIRPEEGSHSVVKEFPKFIYDGLYDVVAFWPDGMPGSRVFKYKLRRDDRQPQLPLSVTQWLLKSVVHHH; from the coding sequence ATGGAGCACTCGTGCGCGCGCACCCGCCCTTGGCTTCGTCGTCCTGCTTCCGCCCGTCGACAGGAGGGAGGGTTTGGCCTCCATGGAACGGAGCGCGACGAGGCGGCGGTGGCTGCAGCCGCGGGATGCAATGCGGGTGGTGACTTGGTCCCGGACGGCGCGGAGCGGTTCTCCGGCCCTGTTACGGCCGGGGGAAACGGCGGCGGAGGTGGTGGATTTGGGCGGAGGAGGGGGTTGGCGCCAGCCGCACCTCCGCTGCCCAAGCGGAGGGCCGTGTCCCCTACCCGACGGCTTCCGCACGTCTGCGGGAGggaaccggctgctccggtcgtGCGCAGCGGCGATATGGGCTTCTTTCGACTCCGAGCTGCCCCTTCTCATGGCGTTCAGGAGGGAGTCTTGTTGCAGAATGTGCTGGACAAGGTGGTGGCTGCGAAGCGCGCTGCTCCGGCCGCCGACTGGTATGGTGATGGCCCCAATGCCATGGTGCGGAAAGAATCACAGGATTCAGTTGGGGCAGAATGGTTCTCTCGAGCTCCGCGTGATCAACTAGCCAAGAAGAATTTGGAATCTCTAGCAGTACAGGGTCAGGAATTGGAGGAGGGTGAGATCTCTGACACGCTGGACAGTTTGGAAGATATGGCCAATGATCTGGGTGAGCGTCGGATGGCAGTCCAGCCACATCTGGTAACTCCCTGTTGCTCTACAAGTGCTGCTACCATTCATGTTTCCTCAGTGGCTAGCAACAAGGAGAAATCTAAATTCGAATATGTGTTCGTTGCCAAGGATAAACTGAATCCAAAAAGTGTGGTGTACTTGGATTATGATGATGATACTCTGATGGCAGTTGCTAGTCATCAAGGAAAGCTTCAGCTATGCCGTTCTATACGCCGCcaagggagatatggaggagcaaATGATGATGTTCGTCGTGTCAGGGTCAGGAGGATCTGTAGGAGATTTGAGTTCTTGTGCAGGTTCCTTGAACAAGCGCAGGGTTCGATCAATCTTTCGAGAGTTGACCTTGCAGCGTACAAGGTCATCAAAAACTTACCTGACTTTATCAAGTATCGGTCAATGGTCGGCGAAGTTGATGGTGTTGAAGTTGGTGATGAATTTGTTTTCAGAGTCGAGCTGGCCATTGTTGGTCTTCACACTCCCCTCCAGGCAGGTATTGACACCACCAAAGACACTGACGGTGAGCCAATTGCAGTAAGCATAGTTGCTTCAGGAGGTTATCTTGATGAATACTGTAGTAGCTCTGGTGAATTGATATATATTGGCTCTGGAGGTAAAGCTGCCGGTACCGATCAGGATGGggatcaaaaacttgagcaagcgAACCTTGCCTTGAAGAATAGCATGGAAAGAGGGATACCTGTCCGAGTAACTCATGGCATCAGACCGGAAGAAGGCAGCCATTCAGTAGTCAAAGAATTCCCAAAGTTCATCTATGATGGGCTGTACGATGTGGTGGCTTTCTGGCCAGATGGTATGCCAGGTTCAAGGGTTTTCAAGTACAAACTACGAAGGGATGATCGACAGCCACAGCTTCCTCTCTCCGTAACCCAATGGTTGCTTAAATCTGTAGTGCATCATCACTGA
- the LOC139833732 gene encoding uncharacterized protein, which produces MSHLLTGCSFSRTIWFEVLSWIRSTSGPPMAEGDFAEWWSLVVRTAPRQLRKGTSSVIMLTAWWIWKHRNAAVFDNARPSVTSLFNDIVAEARQWADAGARGVRLLLT; this is translated from the coding sequence ATGAGCCATCTGCTCACAGGATGTTCCTTCTCCAGGACGATTTGGTTTGAGGTTCTGTCGTGGATCCGATCCACCTCAGGCCCTCCCATGGCTGAGGGGGACTTTGCGGAGTGGTGGTCGCTGGTGGTGCGAACCGCCCCCCGCCAGCTGCGCAAGGGCACTTCGTCGGTTATCATGCTTACGGCATGGTGGATCTGGAAACATCGGAATGCGGCGGTCTTCGACAACGCACGGCCTTCGGTGACTTCCTTGTTCAACGACATCGTGGCCGAGGCGCGGCAATGGGCGGACGCGGGAGCCCGGGGTGTACGCCTGCTACTCACCTAG